TGACTCCCGGTAGGTTTCAGGCCGCAGGATCTGTTCGTCCAGCTCCCGGCGCGCTTGCGACAGGGACCCCTCCGGGCCGATGGCGGCGTTGAGGACGGGAATCCTGCCACGCGGTACGTATAGCTGGCTGTGCTCCTCCCTCAGACGAGCCAGCAACGTCGTTAGCTGAGCGCTCGACCGGCTCTCGAACAACGCCTTGGCCAGATCGCCCTTGCCCGCCAGCAACGCGGCTCCGCCGGCGCGCAGCTCCTCGTGGTCGATCGCGAACACATCGGTGAAGTCGTCCTTCGTCACACCGGCCAGGATCGACTGAAGTTCCCGGGGATCGAGGACCTTGTCGCCGACAGTACGCAGAGGATCCTTGATCTTCTTCAGGCGCACGATCTCGAGCTCGCTGCCGTCACTTGCGCGGAGCAAGGCGCCGATGCGCAGATCCTGCATTCCGTGCAGATAGCCGTAGGTCGTGCGAGCCGGTATGCCGTACAGGAGATCGGTGACGGCGTTGCGCATCGTCGACTTGCCGGCCTCGTTCGGGCCGACGACCAGGTGTACTCCGGGAGCGGAGAAATCGAGAACGTGGTCGGTGAACCGTCCGTACTTCACCAGATCCAAGCGGTCCAGCCTCATCGGGCGCCCTCCTGCAGCATCGAGACCAGCAGATCCGATGCTTCGCTGAGCAGCTGTGCGCACCACTCGGCGCTACTGCTGTTCAGCCTGTCCTCGCCGCGCACATCACCGCTGAGCTTGCTCCACAGAGGGTCCTTCTCGACGAACCTGCGTACCGCGTCCTCGTCGGTGCCGAGCTCCTTCGCGGTGCGCAGCAGCCCTGCGATCATGTCGGTGATGTCATTTGCACCGTCACCGGTCCCCACATCCAGCGGGCTCGTTCCAGGGCCGACCTTCTCGACCCACACCTCGCCGAGGTCCACCGCGATGGAGCGGACTTCGACCGTCAGACGCTCGCGCTCTCGCCACAGCTCGGCGTGCGCAGCCGAACGACCGGTCACAGTTACCCGTGCCGCCACCAGCCGACCGTCACTCTGATCGCGCTCCGCGGCGAGTTGCGTGCGGACGAGCTCACACACGTCGTCGAGGTCATCGGCGGACGCGGCGTCGACGCGGAGATGAGCCCACCGCACCACGTCGAGGTCACGGTGCTCCACGGCCACCGAGCCCTTGTCGGTCACGGTGACCAGGGTGCAGCCCTTCGGGCCGGTCTCGCGGATGCTGCGTCCCTGGATGTTGCCGGGGAACACGATATGCGGCTCCTCGGAGACCACCTCGCGAGTGTGGACGTGCCCGAGGGCCCAGTATCCATAGCCGCGAGACACGAGCTCTTCGACACTGCACGGCGCGTATTTGGTGTGGCCGGCCCGGCCAGTGAGAGCTGTGTGCAGTAGACCTACGTTGAACATGCCGGGCGCTGCCTGGGGATAGTCGGCGGCGAGGTTCTCCATCACGTCACGGCGCGCGTAGCCCTGCCCGTGCACGATAAGCCCCACATGGGGATCTTCAATGCTCTGACTCTGATGGGTATCGAACTTGCGTACGTTATTCGGGAGGCGAAGGTTCTTGGTGATCTGGCTTTGGGCGTCGTGGTTACCGGAGACCAAATAGACCCGGATCCCTGCATCCCCAAGTATTCCTAGCTGGCGTTGAAAGAACAATCCCGTGTCATAGCCGCGCCAGTCGCCGTCGTACACGTCGCCCGCGAGCAGCACCGCGTCCACTTGCTCGTCCAGGGCGAGTGCGACCAGGTTCTCTGTCGCCCGGCGCGTGGCCGCGCGGATCATGTCAACTGGCGCGTCCGGATACTTCTCCAGGCCATGCAACGGGCTGTCTATATGCAGGTCTGCGGCGTGGAGAAGCTTCAACGGTGGGACCCCCAAGCGGTTCAGTGCGCTGCTTCAGTGGGAAAGAGGTCTCACCATAGCTGAACGCTGAAACGCACCGCAGGGAAACGAGCGATTGAACCTGCGATCGCGAATCGCGTTCTATATCCATCAATTGAACACATATCCCCGATCGAGGTCTACCGCTCGTTGGAAACCGGCTCGAGGTCAGGCCAGGAACTCGATCTTGGGGAAAGCGGGGGACGGCTGTTCGAGCAGGTGGTTGTCACACTCGCGGATGCGGTCGAAGGGCGCTCTACGCAGGTCCGCACGGGGAGCATCGACCGGATTGGGTCAATCGTGCCGATCGGCTGCTCCACCGTACTCGGCGGGAAGCCGATCACGCTGCCGGCCTCGTCGGATCCGGGCCCTGAGACGAAACCTTTTTAGGCGAACACATCGAACTCGCCGTTCTCCACGCCGATGAGGAACGCGGAACGTTCGGCGCGAGCGTGACGGCGTGGCAGTGGGATCACGGACTATACGGTGTCCAGCCCTTCAGATGGGGTTCAAGATCCTTCGGACTGGGCTCGGGGATGTCCGGCATGCGCAATAGCCCGGCCAGCGGGTCCAGCTCGCCGGCGTAGACTGCGACCCACGCCAACCACTCCTCGGCCGTGACGCGATCGGACCCGGACGACATGTTCGTCACGACGTCCTGTGCGTGGCTGAGGAATTCTCGAATCTCCTGCGCCTTCCGCCAGTCGGCGATCTGCTGGTGGAGAGCCTTGACCTTGTAGGACTCCTGGTAAGCAACTCGTGCCTGGGACATCGCGGCTTCCCACTGCCGACGTTTGAGAGCGGCGGCCTCCTCATCGGCTTTCCGCTTCGCCTCAGCTGCCGTCGATCGGAGCCTCATCTCCTGCAGGATCTGCGGCAGAGCGTCTTCGAGCACCGCCGCCTTGTTGTCCGACCACTCCGTTGCCCAGTGCGACTGCCCGCCGATCAGGCGGATCGACAGACGCGTAGACGGCACGTGGTCGTAGCGGGGAATTCTCCTTCCCCAGCCCTTTGCGGCGTCCGCGAGTTCGCGAGCGGTGGGATCATGCTCGACCCGATCATTCTGCTGGGAGATGGCGACGCCGATGGCGACTTCAGGCGTCTGAACCGTGAACTGGTCGATGAGCTGGAGGCGACCCTGTTTGTAACGCGGTTTGTCGTCGGGGGTGAGTCTCGCCTTGTAGCCGTGACGTTCAGACTCCGCAACGAGAGCCTGCAGCAAGCGCAGTGCCCGGGAGAGGACTGGCTTGGTTAGCGGCAACGTCCGCTTCCCGTCGCGGAAGGCCGCCACGACGGGATGGGGATTCGTTAGACGCTCCGGAACCACGATCGGCGCGAGGACTTCGGTGCGCCACGCGGGGATGTCTTTCAGGGTGATCTCGGTGTCGCGTCCGACCATGATCCAGTCGTGGGAAATGTATTTGCCGTCGGGAAGTAGTTTGGACCGGGCTGCAGACGCGATGCGGGCAGACCAGCTGGGGGCACCCGGTCCGTATTCCTGGCGGACCACAATGCGACCGCCGGCCGCGAGGAG
This region of Catenulispora sp. EB89 genomic DNA includes:
- a CDS encoding exonuclease SbcCD subunit D, with translation MKLLHAADLHIDSPLHGLEKYPDAPVDMIRAATRRATENLVALALDEQVDAVLLAGDVYDGDWRGYDTGLFFQRQLGILGDAGIRVYLVSGNHDAQSQITKNLRLPNNVRKFDTHQSQSIEDPHVGLIVHGQGYARRDVMENLAADYPQAAPGMFNVGLLHTALTGRAGHTKYAPCSVEELVSRGYGYWALGHVHTREVVSEEPHIVFPGNIQGRSIRETGPKGCTLVTVTDKGSVAVEHRDLDVVRWAHLRVDAASADDLDDVCELVRTQLAAERDQSDGRLVAARVTVTGRSAAHAELWRERERLTVEVRSIAVDLGEVWVEKVGPGTSPLDVGTGDGANDITDMIAGLLRTAKELGTDEDAVRRFVEKDPLWSKLSGDVRGEDRLNSSSAEWCAQLLSEASDLLVSMLQEGAR